One window from the genome of Enterococcus haemoperoxidus ATCC BAA-382 encodes:
- a CDS encoding LysR family transcriptional regulator → MKLKHLDYFLALCKNKSFTKTSEELGISQPYLSTHIRELEQELNAQLITRDYGNNTLTPEGMVLKKRGENIFHEFEMAIDEINQLVHSGETALIRIGTNLADTDYLMAKLLTDFHTNYPSVSIDYCYYNNLEEVLEKGEIDIAIGILSETNPKIMSDLILSESYVLFISNNNKFSDLDEVSAEHLLQIPLINYSNQIYEKIVIDSWIETAHPKLKYNHHYELPSTISILNLVDQDFGVALLPYSLTDSLPNYLNVNSVEIIDGPFRNISIGYASSFTRSKTHDYLIKQLQFIF, encoded by the coding sequence ATGAAACTAAAACATTTAGATTATTTTTTAGCATTATGTAAAAATAAAAGCTTCACAAAAACTTCAGAAGAATTAGGCATCTCTCAACCTTATTTAAGCACTCATATTCGAGAATTAGAGCAGGAATTGAATGCACAATTAATAACCAGAGATTACGGTAATAATACGTTAACACCTGAAGGGATGGTTTTAAAAAAAAGAGGGGAAAATATTTTTCACGAGTTTGAAATGGCTATTGATGAAATTAATCAGCTTGTTCATAGTGGCGAAACTGCACTTATCAGAATTGGAACTAATTTGGCTGACACTGATTATCTAATGGCGAAATTATTAACTGACTTTCACACGAACTATCCTTCTGTATCAATCGATTATTGCTATTATAACAATCTAGAAGAAGTTTTGGAAAAAGGAGAAATTGATATAGCAATCGGAATCCTCTCTGAAACAAATCCTAAGATAATGAGTGACTTAATTTTATCTGAATCATATGTGCTTTTTATCAGTAATAACAACAAATTTTCTGACTTAGATGAAGTCTCAGCGGAGCATTTACTTCAAATCCCACTAATAAATTATTCCAATCAAATTTATGAAAAAATAGTAATTGATTCTTGGATAGAAACAGCTCATCCTAAACTTAAATACAATCATCATTATGAACTACCTTCAACAATATCCATTTTAAACTTAGTCGATCAAGACTTTGGTGTAGCGCTTTTACCATACTCCTTAACAGATTCACTTCCTAATTACTTGAATGTTAATTCTGTTGAAATCATCGATGGGCCTTTTAGAAATATTTCCATTGGTTATGCCTCAAGTTTTACACGTTCTAAGACACATGACTATCTAATAAAGCAACTTCAATTTATCTTTTAA
- a CDS encoding LysR family transcriptional regulator, translated as MELTHLNYFLALCEQKQFTRASDILGISQAALSKQIRNLEDEIGTSLFYRNGSECQPTPAGKILETHCWRIKQEMYYIGEEINDLSDTAESNITTINVSLFLNDLEFKLNDTLSALFREYKQLRVNTIVSDNIFKSLETLETDIGIGPAIKNVPTTITKIDIYSNEYKIIMRKEHPILEHPTITLDLLENYPFVFFNKRFLETKTIYDWMDTNLPSRSQEYDIQVDTTELILYMVSNTNTFSIVPQYLECHLDHLDIASISHNSLPTRVMSVYYLKNKYMNTQLKQALSSFTNTSFY; from the coding sequence ATGGAATTAACTCATTTAAATTACTTTTTGGCCCTCTGCGAACAAAAACAATTTACTAGAGCCAGCGATATACTAGGCATCTCACAAGCTGCACTAAGTAAACAAATAAGAAATCTCGAAGATGAAATCGGCACTTCGCTATTTTATAGAAATGGTTCCGAATGTCAACCTACTCCAGCTGGAAAAATATTGGAAACACATTGTTGGCGTATCAAACAAGAAATGTACTATATTGGTGAAGAAATCAACGATTTATCTGATACAGCTGAATCTAACATTACAACGATCAATGTTTCACTCTTTTTAAATGATCTCGAATTCAAATTGAATGATACACTTTCTGCTTTGTTCCGTGAATATAAACAGTTGAGAGTAAATACGATTGTTTCAGACAATATTTTCAAGTCCCTTGAAACATTGGAAACCGATATTGGCATTGGTCCAGCTATAAAGAATGTACCTACAACGATAACTAAAATAGACATTTACTCCAATGAGTACAAAATTATCATGCGCAAAGAGCATCCTATTCTCGAACACCCAACCATCACCCTGGATCTACTTGAGAACTATCCATTTGTATTTTTCAATAAGAGATTCCTTGAGACAAAAACGATTTATGATTGGATGGATACTAATCTTCCTTCGAGGTCTCAAGAGTATGACATTCAAGTCGACACAACTGAATTAATCCTTTATATGGTAAGTAACACGAATACTTTTTCAATCGTTCCTCAGTATCTTGAGTGTCACTTAGATCATTTAGATATCGCCTCGATAAGCCATAATAGCCTGCCTACAAGAGTAATGTCCGTTTATTATCTTAAGAATAAATACATGAACACTCAATTAAAACAAGCATTATCTTCTTTTACAAATACTTCATTTTATTAA
- the ribF gene encoding riboflavin biosynthesis protein RibF — protein MQIIPIRHPYTLDQIPADEVVMVLGFFDGVHRGHQKVIETAKKIAQEKGLKLAVMTFNQHPSIVFQKVLPENMKYLNSLEQKERLMEKQGVDILYVIEFTSAFAHLAPQEFVDQYIVGLHAKVAVSGFDYTYGPKDIADVAHLPGYAKDRFEIVTVGKEELDGAKISSTRIRELMEHGNMEGVTELLGYVYETDGTVVHGDARGRLLGFPTANIKVKSTVRLPRIGVYAVKIQVGNNWHIGMGSIGHNDTFGDGRDLTVEVYILDFHQDIYGEQVTVCWNHYLRDQVKFDGAESLIVQLKQDEQDTADYFSNKNC, from the coding sequence ATGCAAATCATTCCAATACGACATCCATACACCTTAGACCAAATTCCGGCTGATGAGGTCGTTATGGTATTAGGCTTTTTTGATGGGGTTCACCGTGGGCATCAAAAAGTAATTGAAACAGCAAAAAAAATTGCACAAGAAAAAGGCTTAAAGCTGGCAGTAATGACGTTTAACCAGCATCCATCTATCGTTTTCCAAAAGGTTCTACCTGAGAATATGAAATATTTGAATAGCTTAGAACAAAAAGAGCGATTGATGGAAAAACAAGGGGTAGATATTCTATATGTGATTGAATTTACTTCTGCTTTTGCTCATTTAGCCCCGCAAGAATTTGTGGATCAATATATTGTAGGCCTTCACGCAAAAGTGGCAGTGTCTGGTTTTGATTATACTTATGGTCCTAAAGATATCGCAGATGTTGCTCATTTACCGGGATATGCTAAAGATCGCTTTGAGATTGTTACTGTGGGTAAAGAAGAGTTAGATGGTGCTAAAATCAGTTCAACACGGATTCGTGAGCTAATGGAACATGGGAATATGGAAGGTGTTACTGAATTGTTAGGTTATGTCTATGAAACAGACGGGACAGTTGTTCACGGGGATGCTAGAGGTCGGTTATTGGGATTTCCGACTGCCAATATCAAAGTAAAAAGCACAGTGCGTTTACCTAGAATAGGTGTTTATGCTGTGAAAATTCAAGTAGGCAACAATTGGCATATTGGTATGGGCTCAATCGGACATAATGACACGTTTGGTGACGGTCGCGATCTTACCGTAGAAGTGTATATTTTAGATTTTCATCAAGATATTTATGGTGAGCAAGTTACTGTTTGTTGGAATCATTATTTACGTGATCAAGTTAAATTTGATGGCGCAGAAAGTTTGATTGTACAGTTAAAACAAGACGAGCAAGATACTGCTGATTATTTTTCGAATAAGAACTGTTGA
- the truB gene encoding tRNA pseudouridine(55) synthase TruB — MDGILPLWKEAGMTSHDCVFKLRKILHTKKIGHGGTLDPDVSGVLPICIGKGTKVIEYMVDSGKTYEGQITLGFSTSTEDASGETVERVTLSKPFSTEEIDAAIQTMTGEITQIPPMFSAVKVNGKRLYEYARNGEEVERPVRKAMIYSFERTNEPEFDREKGTQSWRFKVVCGKGTYVRTLSVDTGLVLGVPAHMSDLTRTASGGLTAEQSLTLAQVAALMEQNTISETLLPIETAIEHFPRIDLSAALYQKVKNGVRLTPAELSLNEMPEDLVALFYQDQVVSLYMAHPTKQNILKPSKVLRNN, encoded by the coding sequence ATGGACGGTATTTTACCTTTATGGAAAGAAGCGGGCATGACTAGTCATGACTGTGTTTTTAAACTGAGGAAAATTTTACATACAAAAAAAATTGGTCATGGTGGTACACTTGACCCAGATGTTTCTGGTGTTTTACCTATTTGTATCGGCAAAGGGACGAAAGTGATTGAATATATGGTTGATTCTGGCAAGACCTATGAAGGACAAATCACGCTAGGTTTTTCTACATCAACGGAAGATGCCAGTGGAGAAACTGTTGAACGTGTTACGCTCTCTAAACCTTTTTCAACAGAAGAAATTGATGCTGCAATTCAAACGATGACAGGCGAGATCACTCAAATTCCGCCAATGTTTTCGGCAGTCAAAGTCAACGGCAAACGCCTCTATGAGTATGCTAGAAATGGGGAAGAAGTCGAACGTCCAGTGAGAAAAGCAATGATTTATTCTTTTGAACGAACGAATGAACCAGAATTTGATAGAGAAAAAGGAACACAAAGCTGGCGCTTCAAAGTAGTTTGCGGTAAAGGGACCTATGTTAGAACGTTGTCTGTAGATACAGGTCTTGTTTTAGGGGTTCCAGCGCACATGTCTGATTTAACTCGCACAGCAAGTGGCGGTTTGACTGCTGAGCAAAGTTTGACGTTGGCGCAAGTTGCAGCACTAATGGAACAAAATACGATTTCTGAAACGTTATTACCGATCGAAACAGCTATTGAGCATTTTCCGCGAATCGATTTATCCGCTGCACTTTATCAAAAAGTAAAAAATGGTGTTCGCTTGACTCCAGCTGAGTTATCTTTAAACGAAATGCCCGAAGATTTAGTCGCACTATTTTATCAAGACCAAGTTGTGAGTTTATATATGGCACATCCGACAAAGCAGAACATATTAAAACCTAGTAAGGTACTAAGAAATAATTAA